In the Geobacter sp. FeAm09 genome, one interval contains:
- a CDS encoding LysE/ArgO family amino acid transporter — protein MTPVLSYEPLVHGFSLGASLIIAIGSQNAFVLRQGLRREYVFTVSTICFLCDMILIALGAGGFGTVVASSPRLLVCALWGGAAFLFCYGIRSFWSAARPQGLAADGKSTGDGGLAAVVATTLALSLLNPHVYLDTVLLLGSLAAQFSGQARVLFAVGAMTASLVWFYGIGYGAGVCAPLFRKPVAWRVLDILVGCTMWGIGASLIWKRVFTG, from the coding sequence ATGACCCCTGTCTTGTCCTATGAACCCCTGGTGCACGGTTTCAGCCTCGGCGCAAGCCTGATCATCGCCATCGGCAGCCAGAACGCCTTTGTCCTGCGGCAGGGGCTGCGCCGTGAGTACGTCTTTACGGTAAGCACCATCTGTTTTCTGTGCGACATGATTCTGATCGCGCTGGGGGCCGGCGGTTTCGGCACGGTCGTCGCCTCGTCGCCGCGCTTGCTCGTCTGTGCCCTGTGGGGAGGGGCCGCTTTCCTCTTCTGCTACGGCATCCGTTCCTTCTGGTCGGCGGCCAGGCCGCAGGGGCTGGCGGCCGATGGGAAAAGCACGGGGGATGGAGGGCTTGCCGCCGTGGTGGCGACCACCTTGGCCCTCAGCCTTCTGAACCCCCACGTCTATCTGGATACGGTACTGCTGTTGGGCAGCCTGGCGGCGCAATTCAGCGGACAGGCCCGGGTTCTCTTTGCCGTGGGGGCCATGACGGCATCGCTTGTCTGGTTTTACGGCATCGGCTATGGCGCCGGGGTCTGTGCGCCGCTGTTTCGCAAGCCGGTTGCCTGGCGGGTTCTCGATATTCTGGTGGGGTGCACCATGTGGGGCATCGGTGCCAGCCTGATCTGGAAAAGGGTTTTTACAGGGTAA
- a CDS encoding DUF2917 domain-containing protein has translation MDYLLKRGETIAVTAGPEGCSLRTDRGSVWLTRYDDPRDYFLKPGEAFAVRAPGAVVIEALEDAAISLEYPGAGRPARATIQVGLGIPSLIAMELH, from the coding sequence ATGGACTACCTGCTGAAACGAGGCGAAACCATTGCGGTCACCGCCGGTCCCGAGGGGTGTTCCCTGCGTACGGACCGGGGAAGCGTGTGGCTGACCCGCTACGACGACCCGCGCGATTATTTCCTGAAACCGGGCGAGGCCTTTGCCGTACGCGCTCCCGGCGCGGTGGTCATCGAGGCGCTGGAGGATGCGGCGATCTCCCTGGAATACCCCGGCGCCGGCCGGCCGGCCCGGGCCACCATCCAGGTCGGCCTCGGCATCCCCTCCTTGATTGCCATGGAACTGCACTGA
- a CDS encoding sensor histidine kinase: MPLETRSRDELIAEIHRLEDAIGRFEHEDRNKVEKLNAMEVLVGGIAHDFNNILCGILGNISLARMQLEPCHGAALRLEESEKAAVRAGELARKLLAFNFGGELAAKKRIALPPLIRDVALFILHSSRIERVVDVADGLWPVEADGGQIGQALSNLLINAVQAMPEGGRVAVRAANLHLEYGKPYRLPPGDYVWLAVEDEGSGIPPEDLQKIFDPYFTTKPSGTGLGLPSVLSIVKKHGGAVEVSSTVGVGSRFEIVLPAASGGVSPGLGE; the protein is encoded by the coding sequence ATGCCTTTGGAAACAAGGTCCCGGGACGAACTGATAGCCGAAATACACCGTCTCGAGGATGCCATAGGCCGCTTTGAGCATGAGGACCGGAACAAAGTCGAGAAGCTGAATGCCATGGAGGTGTTGGTCGGTGGGATCGCCCACGACTTCAACAACATCCTCTGCGGTATCCTGGGAAACATCTCCCTGGCACGGATGCAGCTGGAACCCTGCCACGGGGCCGCCCTGCGGCTGGAAGAGTCGGAAAAGGCGGCAGTCCGGGCCGGCGAACTGGCCCGCAAGCTGCTCGCGTTCAATTTTGGCGGAGAACTTGCGGCAAAGAAGCGGATCGCTCTCCCCCCCCTGATCCGGGATGTGGCGCTGTTCATATTGCACAGCTCCCGGATTGAGCGGGTGGTGGACGTGGCGGATGGCCTCTGGCCGGTTGAAGCGGATGGCGGACAGATCGGCCAGGCCCTGAGCAATTTGCTGATCAATGCGGTTCAGGCCATGCCCGAAGGGGGGAGGGTAGCGGTCCGGGCCGCCAACCTGCATCTGGAGTACGGGAAACCGTATCGCCTGCCTCCGGGGGATTATGTGTGGCTTGCCGTTGAGGACGAGGGCAGCGGCATCCCCCCCGAGGACCTCCAGAAGATCTTCGACCCCTATTTCACCACCAAGCCCAGCGGAACAGGCCTGGGGCTCCCCTCGGTGCTCTCCATCGTCAAAAAGCACGGAGGGGCCGTCGAGGTGTCCTCGACCGTCGGCGTGGGGAGCCGTTTCGAGATAGTTCTTCCCGCCGCCAGCGGTGGCGTGTCCCCCGGGCTGGGGGAATAG
- a CDS encoding sigma-54 dependent transcriptional regulator: MPDKKRILLIDNEEGLCRMMEQVLLDNGYLARAYTSPLKAIEEFRPGAWDLLITDIKMPGMSGLEVLQKAKEKEKDIPVIMITAYATVDMSIQALRKGAYDMLTKPFEPEELVYRVKNALQQSRLLEENRELRAELEGKFCFDNIIGASGGLKGVLERVEKVAVRDTSVLITGESGTGKELIAQAIHYNSPRRERKFVAINCGALPETLLESELFGYKKGAFTGARENRHGLLEAADGGTLFLDEVGNLPMNVQKTLLRFLQEKEFNRLGETAPTRVDVRVLSATNSDLKEAVRSGAFREDLYYRLNVVNIHLPPLRERADDIPLLAAHFIAVQNQKFDAAVKGFDKEAMQALCDCAWPGNIRQLKNVIEACMAMAGEEHISRETLDQFVEIDHEPVGIPPAAATTAGELPFNAALERFEADLLTGLLKKHGGNIDAAAREAGMNMATIYRKIKKYGLKKEDYL, encoded by the coding sequence ATGCCCGACAAGAAACGCATCCTCCTCATCGACAACGAAGAAGGCCTGTGCCGCATGATGGAGCAGGTGCTGCTGGACAACGGCTACCTGGCCCGCGCCTACACGTCGCCGCTCAAGGCGATCGAGGAGTTCCGTCCCGGTGCCTGGGACCTGCTCATCACCGACATCAAGATGCCCGGCATGAGCGGCTTGGAAGTGCTCCAGAAGGCCAAGGAGAAGGAAAAGGACATCCCGGTGATCATGATCACCGCCTACGCCACGGTTGACATGTCGATCCAGGCCCTGCGCAAGGGTGCCTACGACATGCTGACCAAGCCGTTCGAGCCGGAGGAGCTGGTCTACCGGGTCAAGAATGCCCTGCAACAGTCGCGGCTTTTGGAGGAAAACCGCGAACTGCGGGCCGAACTGGAGGGCAAGTTCTGTTTCGACAACATCATCGGCGCCTCGGGCGGTCTGAAGGGGGTGCTGGAACGGGTCGAGAAGGTGGCGGTGCGCGACACCTCGGTGCTGATCACCGGCGAATCCGGCACCGGCAAGGAGTTGATCGCCCAGGCCATCCATTACAACTCGCCGCGGCGGGAGCGCAAGTTCGTTGCCATCAATTGCGGCGCCCTGCCCGAGACCCTGCTGGAAAGCGAACTGTTCGGCTACAAGAAGGGGGCCTTCACCGGCGCCAGGGAGAACCGTCACGGCCTTCTGGAAGCGGCCGACGGCGGCACGCTCTTCCTGGACGAGGTGGGCAACCTGCCCATGAACGTACAGAAGACGCTGCTGCGTTTTTTGCAGGAAAAGGAGTTCAACCGCCTGGGGGAAACCGCCCCCACCCGGGTGGACGTACGGGTGCTGTCCGCCACCAATTCCGACCTGAAAGAAGCGGTCAGGAGCGGCGCCTTCCGGGAGGACCTCTACTACCGGCTGAACGTGGTCAACATCCATCTGCCGCCGCTCAGGGAGCGGGCCGACGACATCCCCCTGCTGGCGGCCCATTTCATCGCCGTGCAGAACCAGAAGTTCGACGCGGCGGTCAAAGGGTTCGACAAGGAGGCCATGCAGGCGTTGTGCGACTGTGCCTGGCCCGGCAACATCCGCCAGTTGAAAAACGTGATCGAGGCCTGCATGGCCATGGCCGGCGAGGAACACATCTCCCGCGAGACCCTGGACCAGTTCGTGGAGATCGACCACGAACCGGTCGGCATCCCCCCGGCGGCGGCCACCACGGCGGGAGAGCTTCCCTTCAACGCCGCCCTGGAGCGCTTCGAAGCCGACCTGCTCACGGGGCTCCTGAAGAAACATGGGGGCAACATCGATGCCGCAGCCCGCGAAGCGGGCATGAACATGGCCACCATCTACCGCAAGATCAAGAAATACGGGCTCAAGAAGGAAGACTACCTGTAA
- a CDS encoding MMPL family transporter yields MSDTPKPSRLFAFVARRPRLILALALFFSVVAVVYTKQNMEFLTGRDDLMAKNAPFQMDYQAYRREFGDQEEIVAVIESDDAEKSTRAADALYQRLNRETGLFRDVFYPGGLPFFRKNGLLFMPLEDIRRLRHTLTMAAPVLKDLAASPSVQTLFTSLTGQIDGYLASGDPAALESLTFMLGTLDKGFKAVDGKGSGMSMDAFLKGGGDGTPSTLESAGRQQVITMRPVKDEGSFVASEKPIKAARAALAELVKRPEFKGVTAGLTGVPVLEYEEMATSQRDIEIATILSLSLTVVLLLFAFRGLLNVISAMVSLMVGICLSFGFATAAVGHLNILSMVFAIMLIGLGIEYGIQVVLRYQEELRSGSSGMAAIETGLTANIRSIVMAAATVALAFATFAFTDFKGIAELGIIAAGGVVICVITTFTVLPAMLILLERFRKPLPSAPAQQAPAELAEKPFFRALFANPRTVVAATLLLALACIYPTLTMRFDYNLMNLQAKGLQSVEYAYKLMRSKENSGYFAVVTAKDRAEAKALTERLEKLPSVDHVVSLTALVPDGQEAKLAELAALRQVLAEVRPVPYEENLRVMELPRVFEAFRDRVGKLKAALDAKKAPEAKPVGAFLTTLDGFFATLEKEKDKNALGMLREFQGSMFAELPVKLTMMKESLEASPVVEADVPPQLKQRFVGKSGVLLLQVAPKREVFEHEPLQEFVTQVKGVVPSATGEPVMVYESLTTMRDAYLRAFAYAFLGIAVILLINFKSVRFAAMGALPLAVGLLFMVGGMRLGGVSFNSANIIVLPLILGVGIDSAIYIINRYRQGNETPGQVATRSAGIGVFLNALTILFSFGALMVAHHQGVFSIGAVMSLGMTASVAVFLIFLPALLSLWGRR; encoded by the coding sequence GTGTCCGATACCCCCAAACCGAGCCGTCTGTTCGCCTTCGTCGCCAGGCGTCCGCGCCTGATCCTGGCGCTGGCCCTGTTCTTTTCCGTCGTTGCCGTCGTCTACACCAAACAAAACATGGAGTTTCTCACCGGCCGCGACGACCTGATGGCCAAAAACGCCCCCTTCCAGATGGATTACCAGGCCTATCGCCGGGAATTCGGCGACCAGGAAGAGATCGTGGCGGTCATCGAGTCGGACGACGCCGAGAAATCGACCCGCGCCGCCGATGCGCTCTACCAGCGCCTGAACCGGGAGACCGGCCTGTTCCGCGACGTGTTCTACCCGGGCGGCCTCCCCTTTTTCCGCAAGAACGGCCTGTTGTTCATGCCGCTGGAGGACATCCGGCGGCTGCGCCACACCCTGACCATGGCCGCCCCGGTGCTGAAGGACCTGGCCGCCTCCCCCTCGGTGCAGACGCTCTTCACCAGCCTGACCGGCCAGATTGACGGTTACCTCGCCTCCGGCGACCCGGCTGCCCTGGAGAGTCTGACCTTCATGCTGGGCACCCTCGACAAGGGGTTCAAGGCCGTTGACGGCAAGGGGAGCGGCATGTCCATGGACGCGTTCCTCAAGGGAGGGGGCGACGGCACGCCATCGACCCTGGAAAGCGCCGGCAGGCAGCAGGTCATCACCATGCGGCCGGTCAAGGACGAGGGGAGCTTCGTGGCCTCGGAAAAACCGATCAAGGCGGCCCGCGCCGCCCTGGCCGAACTGGTGAAGCGCCCCGAATTCAAGGGGGTCACGGCCGGCCTGACCGGCGTGCCGGTGCTCGAGTACGAGGAAATGGCCACCAGCCAGCGGGACATCGAGATCGCCACCATCCTCTCCCTCTCCCTCACCGTGGTCCTGCTGCTGTTCGCCTTCCGCGGCCTGTTGAACGTGATCAGCGCCATGGTCTCCCTCATGGTGGGCATCTGCCTCTCCTTCGGCTTTGCCACCGCCGCCGTGGGGCACCTCAACATCCTCTCCATGGTCTTCGCCATCATGCTCATCGGCCTGGGGATCGAGTACGGCATCCAGGTGGTCCTGCGCTATCAGGAGGAGTTGCGGAGCGGCTCGTCCGGCATGGCGGCCATCGAAACCGGCCTTACGGCCAACATCCGCTCCATCGTCATGGCCGCCGCCACCGTGGCCCTGGCCTTCGCCACCTTTGCCTTCACCGATTTCAAGGGCATCGCCGAACTGGGCATCATCGCCGCCGGCGGGGTCGTGATCTGCGTCATCACCACCTTCACCGTGCTGCCCGCCATGCTCATCCTGCTGGAACGGTTCAGGAAGCCGCTCCCGAGCGCCCCCGCGCAACAGGCTCCGGCGGAGCTTGCCGAAAAGCCCTTTTTCCGCGCCCTCTTCGCCAACCCGCGGACCGTCGTCGCTGCTACCCTGCTCCTGGCCCTGGCCTGCATCTATCCGACCCTGACCATGCGCTTCGACTATAACCTGATGAACCTCCAGGCCAAGGGGCTGCAATCGGTGGAATACGCCTACAAGCTGATGCGCAGCAAGGAAAACTCCGGCTATTTCGCCGTGGTGACCGCCAAGGACCGGGCAGAGGCCAAGGCGTTGACCGAACGCCTGGAGAAGCTCCCCAGTGTAGACCACGTGGTCAGCCTGACCGCCCTGGTGCCGGACGGCCAGGAGGCCAAGCTGGCGGAACTGGCGGCGCTCCGGCAGGTCCTGGCGGAGGTAAGGCCGGTGCCCTACGAGGAGAACCTGCGGGTCATGGAACTTCCCCGGGTCTTCGAGGCGTTCCGCGACCGGGTGGGCAAGCTGAAGGCCGCCCTGGATGCCAAAAAGGCGCCCGAGGCCAAGCCGGTGGGGGCTTTCCTGACGACCCTGGACGGCTTCTTCGCCACCCTGGAGAAGGAAAAGGACAAGAACGCTCTGGGGATGCTCCGGGAGTTTCAGGGGAGCATGTTCGCCGAGTTGCCGGTCAAGCTGACCATGATGAAGGAGAGCCTCGAGGCGTCCCCGGTCGTCGAGGCGGACGTGCCGCCCCAGCTGAAGCAGCGCTTTGTGGGGAAAAGCGGCGTGCTGCTGCTCCAGGTGGCCCCCAAGAGGGAGGTCTTCGAGCACGAGCCGCTCCAGGAATTCGTCACCCAGGTCAAGGGGGTCGTTCCCAGCGCCACCGGCGAGCCGGTCATGGTCTACGAATCCCTGACCACCATGCGTGACGCCTACCTCAGGGCCTTTGCCTATGCCTTCCTCGGCATCGCCGTGATCCTGCTCATCAACTTCAAGAGCGTCCGGTTCGCCGCCATGGGCGCCCTGCCGCTGGCGGTGGGCCTGTTGTTCATGGTGGGGGGGATGCGGCTGGGAGGGGTCAGCTTCAATTCGGCCAACATCATCGTGCTGCCGCTGATCCTGGGGGTGGGGATCGACTCGGCCATCTACATCATCAACCGCTACCGCCAGGGGAACGAAACCCCGGGCCAGGTGGCCACCCGCAGCGCCGGCATCGGCGTGTTCCTCAACGCCCTGACCATTCTGTTCAGCTTCGGCGCCCTCATGGTGGCCCACCACCAGGGGGTCTTCAGCATCGGCGCGGTCATGTCCCTGGGCATGACGGCCAGCGTGGCGGTCTTCCTGATCTTCCTGCCGGCGCTGCTCTCCCTGTGGGGGAGGCGGTAA
- a CDS encoding S24 family peptidase gives MGRKGNTSHTPKAPDSQTPEKPEPTPELLGFSERLKNVIGAESLRTFGSRCRLSEGVLRSYLRRSTFPSLDRLAAIARAGGVSLAWLASGAAPMYPAGNAPPSRDGQRLNESYILPLREIVAHGGARLSRQVVDYLALHAEWLTASLGLSPAHVALISVIGDSMEPYLADGDLVLLDTSVTHVEADNVYVLQYGDVLLARRIQIKLDGTVAVRSYNGAYESEVLPAEMADKLQVIGRVVRRIVR, from the coding sequence ATGGGACGAAAAGGGAACACATCGCACACACCGAAAGCGCCCGATTCGCAAACGCCCGAAAAACCGGAGCCCACCCCCGAGCTCTTGGGCTTTTCGGAACGTCTGAAGAACGTCATCGGTGCGGAAAGCCTGCGCACCTTCGGCAGCCGCTGCCGTCTGTCGGAAGGGGTTCTGAGAAGCTATCTGCGCCGCAGCACCTTTCCCAGCCTCGACCGGCTGGCCGCCATAGCACGAGCGGGCGGCGTCAGCCTGGCGTGGCTGGCCAGCGGCGCGGCCCCCATGTATCCCGCGGGCAACGCCCCCCCGTCACGGGACGGGCAGCGCCTGAACGAAAGTTATATCCTGCCGCTTCGCGAGATCGTCGCACATGGGGGGGCCCGGCTGAGCAGGCAGGTTGTGGATTATCTGGCGTTGCATGCCGAATGGCTGACGGCGTCTCTCGGGCTTTCACCGGCCCATGTGGCGTTGATCAGCGTGATCGGCGACAGCATGGAGCCCTACCTGGCCGACGGCGACCTGGTCCTGCTCGACACCAGCGTGACGCACGTGGAGGCGGACAACGTCTATGTCCTGCAATACGGGGATGTGTTGCTGGCGAGGCGCATCCAGATCAAACTGGACGGCACGGTGGCAGTAAGAAGCTATAACGGCGCCTATGAATCCGAGGTGCTGCCGGCGGAGATGGCCGATAAGCTGCAGGTGATCGGGCGCGTCGTCCGCCGCATCGTGCGCTGA
- a CDS encoding slipin family protein — protein sequence MFNLFNYIPVLFLAVLFIMFVASAVRILPEYERGVLFRLGRLAGVRGPGLFFIIPGIDRLVRVTLRTVVMDVPPQDVITHDNVTVKVSAVIYFRVMEPQRAVVDVENYLYATSQLSQTTLRSVLGQVDLDELLANREKINKELQEILDRHTGPWGVKVANVEVKNIDLPQEMQRAIAKQAEAERERRAKIIHAEGELQASEKLAQAATTLAAEPTALQLRYLQTLTEIAAEKNSTTIFPIPIDLIKMFLERGNKV from the coding sequence ATGTTCAACCTGTTCAACTACATCCCGGTCCTTTTCCTCGCCGTCCTGTTCATCATGTTCGTTGCCAGCGCGGTGCGCATCCTCCCCGAGTACGAACGGGGCGTGCTGTTCCGCCTGGGCCGGTTGGCCGGGGTGCGGGGCCCGGGCCTCTTCTTCATCATCCCGGGCATCGACCGTCTGGTGCGGGTGACCCTGCGCACGGTGGTCATGGATGTCCCGCCCCAGGACGTGATCACCCACGACAACGTCACGGTTAAGGTGTCGGCGGTCATCTACTTCCGGGTCATGGAACCCCAACGGGCGGTCGTGGATGTGGAAAACTACCTGTACGCCACCAGCCAACTGTCCCAGACCACCCTGCGGAGCGTCCTGGGGCAGGTGGACCTGGACGAACTCCTGGCCAACCGGGAGAAGATAAACAAGGAACTGCAGGAGATTCTCGACCGCCATACCGGGCCGTGGGGGGTCAAGGTGGCCAACGTGGAGGTGAAGAACATCGACCTGCCCCAGGAGATGCAGCGGGCCATCGCCAAGCAGGCCGAGGCGGAGCGGGAGCGCCGCGCCAAGATCATCCACGCCGAGGGGGAGTTGCAGGCGTCGGAAAAACTGGCCCAGGCGGCGACAACCCTGGCCGCCGAGCCGACCGCCCTGCAACTGCGCTACCTCCAGACCCTGACCGAGATCGCTGCGGAAAAGAACTCCACCACCATCTTCCCGATCCCCATCGATCTGATCAAGATGTTTCTGGAGCGCGGGAACAAGGTGTGA
- a CDS encoding nodulation protein NfeD, whose protein sequence is MRLGLCICLCLLLAWAIAPAAERARVRVVTIHDPITPVTAQFLQRTLNEAARSGDSLVLVELDTPGGLDKAMREIVKDIFASPVPLAVYVAPSGARAASAGAIICLAADVCAMAPGTNIGAAHPVSLGEKPDKTMAEKVVNDAEAYAEGIARKRSRDETLARRMVRESISLSAEKALAGKVIDLVARDRADLLHQMEGRSIVRDGREVPLRLSGAETVSAGMRSGERILNAISNPNVAYVLMMLGMLGLFFELSNPGVILPGVIGGISLILAFFAFQTLPVNYAGALLILLALVLFIAEIKVVSHGMLTVGGIIAMVFGSLLLFESPAPYLRVSWSVILVTVLFTAGFFSVAVAKALRVHRLKPATGVEGLLGREGRAESAIAPEGKVFIDGEYWDAWSDRPIAAGTRVAVVAVEGMRLKVREMA, encoded by the coding sequence ATGCGCCTCGGCCTCTGCATCTGCCTGTGCCTGCTGCTGGCATGGGCAATCGCCCCGGCAGCCGAACGGGCCAGGGTGCGGGTCGTAACCATCCACGACCCGATCACCCCGGTGACGGCCCAGTTTCTCCAGCGCACCCTGAATGAGGCGGCCCGGAGCGGCGACAGCCTGGTGCTGGTGGAACTGGACACCCCCGGAGGCCTGGATAAGGCCATGCGGGAGATCGTCAAGGACATCTTTGCCAGCCCGGTGCCGCTGGCGGTCTATGTGGCGCCCTCCGGCGCCCGGGCCGCATCGGCCGGCGCCATCATCTGCCTGGCGGCGGATGTGTGCGCCATGGCCCCCGGCACCAATATCGGCGCGGCCCACCCGGTCTCCCTGGGCGAAAAGCCCGACAAGACCATGGCGGAAAAGGTGGTCAACGACGCCGAGGCCTATGCGGAGGGGATCGCCCGCAAACGGAGCCGCGACGAGACCCTGGCGCGCAGGATGGTGCGGGAGAGCATCTCCCTGAGCGCGGAAAAGGCCCTGGCCGGCAAGGTTATCGACCTGGTCGCCCGGGACCGGGCCGACCTGCTGCACCAGATGGAGGGACGCAGCATCGTGCGGGACGGCCGGGAGGTGCCCCTGCGCCTGTCCGGGGCTGAAACGGTTTCGGCCGGGATGAGGTCGGGAGAGCGGATACTGAACGCCATCAGCAACCCCAACGTGGCCTATGTCCTGATGATGCTCGGCATGCTGGGCCTGTTCTTCGAGCTGTCCAATCCGGGGGTGATCCTGCCCGGGGTGATCGGGGGGATCTCCCTGATCCTGGCCTTCTTCGCCTTTCAAACGCTGCCGGTCAACTATGCCGGCGCCCTGCTCATCCTGCTGGCGCTGGTGCTTTTTATCGCCGAGATCAAGGTCGTCTCCCACGGCATGCTGACGGTGGGAGGGATCATCGCCATGGTGTTCGGCTCGCTGCTCCTGTTCGAATCCCCGGCGCCCTACCTGCGGGTTTCCTGGAGCGTGATCCTGGTGACCGTGCTCTTCACGGCCGGATTCTTCTCGGTGGCCGTTGCCAAGGCGCTGCGCGTCCATCGTTTGAAACCGGCCACCGGCGTGGAAGGGCTGCTGGGGAGGGAGGGGCGGGCCGAGAGTGCCATCGCCCCCGAGGGGAAGGTTTTTATCGACGGCGAGTATTGGGATGCCTGGAGCGACCGGCCGATTGCCGCCGGCACCAGGGTCGCAGTGGTGGCGGTGGAAGGCATGCGGCTCAAGGTGCGGGAGATGGCGTAG
- a CDS encoding GlxA family transcriptional regulator, whose product MNRRNHDQHSKTGAREPRTIVVVAHEGCELLDATGPAAVFGVVNRTLREQAAPTGYRTIIAAEERGAVTTSAGVQLVADAAWRDIAGPIDTLLVVGSPDEPLCRTMANRELIHWLKEMGGRARRLVSVCTGAFLLAEAGLLNGRRATTHWMDVDRMVREYPEVTVEPDAIYVRDGSVATSAGITAGIDLALALVEEDYGRKLALAIARRLVLYLKRPGGQSQFSSRLRSQMVTGGPLAPLLAWLEENSHQDITVDALADRAAMSPRNFARVFLRETGTTPSKYLDRLRIERAKHLLEETNHPMETVARESGFASAEQLRRTFQRCLGITPRAYRERF is encoded by the coding sequence ATGAATCGACGCAATCACGACCAGCATAGCAAGACCGGGGCACGCGAACCGCGCACCATCGTCGTGGTGGCCCATGAGGGGTGCGAGCTCCTGGATGCCACCGGCCCCGCCGCGGTATTCGGGGTGGTGAACAGGACGCTGCGGGAGCAGGCGGCGCCCACCGGCTACCGGACCATCATTGCGGCAGAGGAGCGGGGGGCCGTCACGACCTCCGCGGGGGTGCAACTGGTGGCCGACGCGGCATGGCGCGACATTGCCGGCCCCATCGACACCCTGCTCGTGGTGGGAAGCCCGGACGAGCCCCTCTGCCGCACCATGGCAAACCGGGAGTTGATCCACTGGCTGAAAGAAATGGGGGGACGGGCCAGGCGGCTGGTATCGGTCTGCACCGGCGCTTTCCTCCTGGCGGAGGCGGGTCTCCTGAACGGGCGGCGGGCCACGACCCACTGGATGGACGTGGACCGCATGGTCAGGGAGTACCCGGAAGTAACCGTGGAGCCGGATGCAATCTATGTCAGGGACGGCTCCGTAGCCACCTCCGCGGGCATTACGGCCGGGATCGACCTGGCGCTCGCCCTGGTGGAGGAGGATTACGGCAGGAAGCTGGCCCTGGCAATCGCCCGCCGGCTCGTCCTCTACCTCAAACGCCCGGGCGGGCAGAGCCAGTTCAGCAGCCGCCTCCGTTCCCAGATGGTCACGGGCGGGCCCCTGGCACCGCTTCTGGCCTGGCTTGAGGAAAACTCCCATCAGGATATCACGGTCGATGCCCTGGCAGACCGGGCAGCCATGAGTCCCCGCAATTTCGCCCGGGTGTTCCTCCGGGAAACCGGTACGACGCCGTCGAAATACCTGGACCGGTTACGGATCGAACGGGCCAAGCATCTCCTGGAGGAGACGAATCATCCCATGGAGACGGTGGCGCGGGAGAGCGGTTTCGCCAGCGCCGAGCAGTTGCGGCGCACTTTCCAGCGCTGCCTGGGGATCACGCCCCGCGCCTACCGCGAACGTTTCTGA
- a CDS encoding secondary thiamine-phosphate synthase enzyme YjbQ, with product MPATAEISVSSGRRTQFISLTRQIADLVGRNGWQDGVLTVYVPHTTAGVTINENADPDVARDMEWFSDELVPRHPHFRHSEGNSDAHIKASFFGSSVQVILRGGALWLGTWQGIYFCEFDGPRERTVFVAFSG from the coding sequence ATGCCGGCTACGGCCGAAATTTCCGTTTCGAGCGGCAGAAGAACCCAGTTCATTTCCTTAACCCGCCAGATCGCGGATCTCGTGGGGCGGAACGGATGGCAGGACGGTGTGCTCACCGTGTATGTGCCCCACACCACCGCCGGTGTGACGATCAACGAAAACGCCGACCCCGATGTGGCGCGGGACATGGAGTGGTTCAGCGACGAGTTGGTTCCCCGCCACCCTCATTTTCGCCACAGCGAGGGAAACTCCGACGCGCACATCAAGGCCAGCTTCTTCGGCTCGTCGGTGCAGGTCATCCTGCGGGGCGGCGCCCTGTGGCTCGGGACCTGGCAGGGGATCTATTTCTGCGAGTTCGACGGTCCCCGGGAACGCACGGTGTTCGTCGCCTTTTCGGGCTGA